Genomic window (Rathayibacter sp. VKM Ac-2760):
GACGGTCTTCACGTATCCGCGGTTCTGAGAGTTGTCCTCGCGGACGACGCTCTGACCGATCTTCCTGAGGCCGAGCGAGCGCAGCGTGTCGCGCTGGTACTGCTTCTCGCTGACCTTCGACTTGATCTGGGTCACCTTGAGCTGGGCCATCAGGCACCTGCCTTCGACTTGGACGCGGCGGCGAGAGCGTCGGCCTCGGCGCGGACGAGCCGGGGCGGCGCGACCTGGTCGAAGTCGAGCCCGCGACGAGCGGCGACGGCGCGCGGCTCCTCGAGCTGCTGCAGGGCCGTCACCGTCGCGTGGACGATGTTGATGGTGTTCGACGAGCCGAGCGACTTGCTCAGGACGTCGTGGATGCCGGCGCACTCGAGCACGGCGCGGACGGGACCGCCGGCGATGACACCGGTACCCGACGACGCGGGGCGCAGGAGAACGACACCGGCAGCGGCCTCACCCTGGACGGGGTGCGGGATGGTCGAGCCGACGCGCGGGACGCGGAAGAAGTTCTTCTTCGCCTCCTCGACACCCTTGGAGATGGCGGTGGGGACCTCGCGGGCCTTGCCGTAGCCGACTCCGACGAGTCCGTTGCCGTCGCCGACGACGACGAGCGCGGTGAAGCTGAAGCGACGACCGCCCTTGACGACCTTCGACACGCGGTTGATGGTCACGACGCGCTCGAGGAACTGGCTCTTCTCGGAGTCGCGGCCTCCGCGGTCGCGGCCGCCCTGGTTGCGGTCACGGCCGCCGCGGCGAGGCTCGCGAGCCTCCTGCTGCGGCTGCGTGGACGCAGCGGTCTCGACGGGGGCCTCCGACACGGCGGCGACCTCGGGTTCCTTGCTCTCTGCGGGGGTCACAGGTTGAGCCCTCCCTCTCGTGCTCCATCGGCGATCGCGGCGACGCGACCGGCGTACTTGTTGCCTCCGCGGTCGAAGACGACCGCCTCGACTCCTGCGGTCTTCGCGCGCTCGGCGAGCAGCTCGCCGACCCGGCGGGCCTTGGCGGTCTTGTCACCGTCGAACACGCGGAGGTCGGCCTCGAGGGTCGACGCGGACGCGAGGGTGCGGCCCTGTGCGTCGTCGACGATCTGCACGAAGACGTGGCGGGCCGATCGGTTGACGACGAGACGGGGTCGCTCGGCGGAGCCGACGACCTTCTTGCGCAGGCGGTCGTGACGACGACCGCGAGCGGCGGACTTGCTCTTTCCTCTGGTTCCGAGTC
Coding sequences:
- the rplR gene encoding 50S ribosomal protein L18, translated to MGLGTRGKSKSAARGRRHDRLRKKVVGSAERPRLVVNRSARHVFVQIVDDAQGRTLASASTLEADLRVFDGDKTAKARRVGELLAERAKTAGVEAVVFDRGGNKYAGRVAAIADGAREGGLNL
- the rpmD gene encoding 50S ribosomal protein L30; its protein translation is MAQLKVTQIKSKVSEKQYQRDTLRSLGLRKIGQSVVREDNSQNRGYVKTVAHLVKVEEID
- the rpsE gene encoding 30S ribosomal protein S5, which translates into the protein MSEAPVETAASTQPQQEAREPRRGGRDRNQGGRDRGGRDSEKSQFLERVVTINRVSKVVKGGRRFSFTALVVVGDGNGLVGVGYGKAREVPTAISKGVEEAKKNFFRVPRVGSTIPHPVQGEAAAGVVLLRPASSGTGVIAGGPVRAVLECAGIHDVLSKSLGSSNTINIVHATVTALQQLEEPRAVAARRGLDFDQVAPPRLVRAEADALAAASKSKAGA